A section of the Lepidochelys kempii isolate rLepKem1 chromosome 4, rLepKem1.hap2, whole genome shotgun sequence genome encodes:
- the TIFA gene encoding TRAF-interacting protein with FHA domain-containing protein A isoform X1, whose amino-acid sequence MVQLLPLSHPGQATGGECGEESCPLPALHKQSRVHAEPGEEQAQGAGEARFAPATPRWDPPGCDLGPAGGVLRRIIIMSSMEEVETEETVTCLHITLYHPCQEEKQVFRSLKFHKRERCRVDEVAKFGRDSNICHYNLMDTRVSRVQFTLQFFRQLNSSEFGFEIKNMSKKTKLLVDNVELDYLNKIDLPWKCIIRFGDYQLLMQRQDGESVDYFEICFELSQASLLQERHPPSLQPIPECGLVSFPQCTKFTCCFCEFSKSTHIKGKQTISDKINIQWRRFIYVVWEMFRLV is encoded by the exons ATGGTGCAgctgctccccctctcccaccccggGCAGGCAACGGGAGGGGAGTGCGGGGAAGAGTCCTGTCCTCTGCCAGCTCTGCATAAACAGTCTCGTGTTCACGCCGAGCCTGGAGAGGAGCAAGCCCAGGGCGCGGGAGAGGCTCGTTTCGCTCCCGCGACACCCCGCTGGGATCCGCCTGGCTGCGATCTGGGGCCCGCCGGCGGAG tTCTGAGAAGGATCATCATCATGAGCTCCATGGAAGAAGTGGAAACTGAAGAGACAGTAACTTGTCTCCATATAACTTTGTACCATCCTTGCCAGGAAGAAAAGCAGGTGTTTCGCAGCTTAAAATTCCATAAGCGAGAGCGGTGCAGGGTAgatgaagtggcaaaatttggccGAGATTCTAACATCTGCCATTATAATTTAATGGATACCCGTGTTTCCCGGGTTCAGTTTACCCTGCAGTTTTTCAGGCAACTCAACAGCTCAGAATTTGGTTTTGAGATAAAGAACATGAGCAAAAAGACCAAGCTACTTGTGGACAATGTGGAACTGGACTACCTAAATAAAATTGACCTGCCATGGAAATGCATCATTCGCTTTGGAGACTACCAACTCTTAATGCAAAGACAAGATGGGGAATCAGTGGATTATTTTGAGATTTGTTTTGAGTTGTCCCAAGCTTCACTTTTGCAAGAGAGACACCCGCCTTCACTGCAGCCCATCCCCGAGTGTG GTCTGGTGTCCTTTCCTCAGTGCACAAAATTCACATGCTGTTTCTGTGAATTTTCAAAGTCCACCCACATTAAAGGTAAGCAAACCAtttcagataaaataaatattcagtgGAGAAGATTTATCTATGTGGTCTGGGAAATGTTTAGGCTAGTTTGA
- the TIFA gene encoding TRAF-interacting protein with FHA domain-containing protein A isoform X2: protein MVQLLPLSHPGQATGGECGEESCPLPALHKQSRVHAEPGEEQAQGAGEARFAPATPRWDPPGCDLGPAGGVLRRIIIMSSMEEVETEETVTCLHITLYHPCQEEKQVFRSLKFHKRERCRVDEVAKFGRDSNICHYNLMDTRVSRVQFTLQFFRQLNSSEFGFEIKNMSKKTKLLVDNVELDYLNKIDLPWKCIIRFGDYQLLMQRQDGESVDYFEICFELSQASLLQERHPPSLQPIPECGMFPSLVYSQGVKPVEMDENDL from the exons ATGGTGCAgctgctccccctctcccaccccggGCAGGCAACGGGAGGGGAGTGCGGGGAAGAGTCCTGTCCTCTGCCAGCTCTGCATAAACAGTCTCGTGTTCACGCCGAGCCTGGAGAGGAGCAAGCCCAGGGCGCGGGAGAGGCTCGTTTCGCTCCCGCGACACCCCGCTGGGATCCGCCTGGCTGCGATCTGGGGCCCGCCGGCGGAG tTCTGAGAAGGATCATCATCATGAGCTCCATGGAAGAAGTGGAAACTGAAGAGACAGTAACTTGTCTCCATATAACTTTGTACCATCCTTGCCAGGAAGAAAAGCAGGTGTTTCGCAGCTTAAAATTCCATAAGCGAGAGCGGTGCAGGGTAgatgaagtggcaaaatttggccGAGATTCTAACATCTGCCATTATAATTTAATGGATACCCGTGTTTCCCGGGTTCAGTTTACCCTGCAGTTTTTCAGGCAACTCAACAGCTCAGAATTTGGTTTTGAGATAAAGAACATGAGCAAAAAGACCAAGCTACTTGTGGACAATGTGGAACTGGACTACCTAAATAAAATTGACCTGCCATGGAAATGCATCATTCGCTTTGGAGACTACCAACTCTTAATGCAAAGACAAGATGGGGAATCAGTGGATTATTTTGAGATTTGTTTTGAGTTGTCCCAAGCTTCACTTTTGCAAGAGAGACACCCGCCTTCACTGCAGCCCATCCCCGAGTGTGGTATGTTTCCTTCTTTGGTCTATTCCCAAGGAGTAAAACCAGTAGAGATGGATGAAAATGATTTGTGA